A single window of Acidimicrobiales bacterium DNA harbors:
- a CDS encoding MoxR family ATPase has product MATAVFLALTLHRPLLLEGEAGVGKTEVAKVLARWTGGELLRLQCYEGIDVSQAVYEWDYSRQLLHLRAAELRGGGADVAAEAEDELFSERFLVRRPLLRAIEGGPAGQPPPVLLVDEVDRADDEFEAYLLEILSDYAVTVPELGTFHAEVPPVVVLTSNRTRDVHDALKRRCLYHWVEHPDFEREVAIVRLRAPEVEEGLARQVAAAVEAMRDLGLYKPPGVAETIDWAMALAALGRTRLDQAAVERTLGTVLKYREDADRVRAGGLEELVSRATRA; this is encoded by the coding sequence CTGGCCACCGCGGTCTTCCTGGCCCTCACCCTGCACCGGCCCCTGCTCCTCGAGGGCGAGGCCGGGGTGGGCAAGACCGAGGTGGCCAAGGTCCTGGCCCGCTGGACGGGCGGCGAGCTCCTCCGCCTCCAGTGCTACGAGGGCATCGACGTGTCCCAGGCCGTCTACGAGTGGGACTACTCCCGCCAGCTCCTGCACCTGCGCGCCGCCGAGCTGCGGGGCGGCGGCGCCGACGTGGCGGCCGAGGCCGAGGACGAGCTGTTCTCCGAGCGCTTCCTCGTGCGCCGGCCCCTGCTGCGGGCCATCGAGGGAGGCCCCGCCGGCCAGCCGCCGCCCGTGCTCCTGGTGGACGAGGTCGACCGGGCCGACGACGAGTTCGAGGCCTACCTCCTCGAGATCCTCTCCGACTACGCCGTGACCGTGCCCGAGCTCGGCACCTTCCACGCCGAGGTGCCGCCGGTCGTGGTGCTCACGTCCAACCGCACCCGCGACGTCCACGACGCCCTCAAGCGGCGCTGCCTGTACCACTGGGTGGAGCACCCCGACTTCGAGCGGGAGGTGGCCATCGTCCGCCTGCGCGCCCCGGAGGTGGAGGAGGGCCTGGCCCGGCAGGTGGCGGCCGCCGTCGAGGCCATGCGCGACCTCGGTCTGTACAAGCCGCCCGGAGTGGCGGAGACCATCGACTGGGCCATGGCGCTGGCGGCGCTTGGGCGCACCCGTCTGGACCAGGCCGCCGTCGAGCGCACCCTCGGGACCGTCCTCAAGTACCGGGAGGACGCCGACCGGGTGCGGGCCGGAGGCCTGGAGGAGCTGGTCAGCCGGGCGACGCGGGCGTGA
- a CDS encoding VWA domain-containing protein translates to MTDTAAAPTSPLRMAVAFARMLRRAGLGVPVGSALAYSEALAATGVEERSRVYWAGRATLVRRPEDIAVYDGIFAAFWAGRERGSIATATDTVVIELDEPAPDEEGEAPSSDHDPDPDRTITVRYSPTETLRDKDFAVCTPEELAETRRLMAELRMEATRRRSRRMQRSSRRRGRPDARRTVRSALRSGGEPMRRAHLEPSWRPRRVVLLVDVSGSMEPYARSLLRFLHVAVMGKGKVEAFALGTRLTRLTRELSRHDPDSALAAAAGAVPDWSGGTRLGQGLQAFNDRYGVRGMARGAIVVILSDGWDRGEPEELAEEMSRLHRVAHRVVWVNPLKATPGYAPLARGMAAALPYVDNFVEGHSLASLEALAEVIGA, encoded by the coding sequence GTGACCGACACCGCTGCCGCCCCCACCTCCCCACTGCGCATGGCGGTGGCGTTCGCGCGCATGCTGCGGAGGGCCGGGCTCGGCGTCCCGGTAGGAAGCGCCCTGGCCTATTCCGAGGCCCTCGCCGCCACCGGGGTCGAGGAGCGCAGCCGGGTGTACTGGGCCGGGCGGGCCACCCTGGTCCGCCGGCCCGAGGACATCGCGGTGTACGACGGGATCTTCGCCGCCTTCTGGGCGGGGCGGGAGCGAGGGTCGATCGCCACCGCCACCGACACCGTCGTCATCGAGCTCGACGAGCCGGCGCCCGACGAGGAGGGAGAAGCGCCCTCCTCCGACCACGATCCCGACCCGGACCGCACGATCACGGTTCGGTACAGCCCGACCGAGACCCTGCGGGACAAGGACTTTGCCGTCTGCACGCCGGAGGAGCTGGCCGAGACCCGCCGGCTCATGGCCGAGCTGCGGATGGAGGCGACCCGGCGGCGCTCCCGGCGGATGCAGCGCTCGTCCCGCCGGCGGGGCCGGCCCGACGCCCGCCGCACCGTCCGCAGCGCCCTGCGCAGCGGAGGCGAGCCCATGCGCCGGGCCCACCTCGAGCCGTCGTGGCGGCCCCGCCGGGTCGTGCTGCTGGTCGACGTCAGCGGGTCGATGGAGCCCTACGCCCGCAGCCTCCTCCGCTTCCTCCACGTGGCGGTGATGGGCAAGGGCAAGGTCGAGGCCTTTGCCCTCGGGACCCGGCTCACCCGCCTCACCCGCGAGCTGTCCCGCCACGACCCCGATTCCGCCCTGGCGGCCGCGGCCGGCGCCGTTCCGGACTGGTCGGGGGGCACCCGGCTGGGCCAGGGCCTGCAGGCGTTCAACGACCGCTACGGGGTGAGGGGAATGGCCCGCGGCGCCATCGTCGTGATCCTGTCCGACGGCTGGGACCGGGGAGAGCCCGAGGAGCTGGCGGAGGAGATGAGCCGCCTCCACCGGGTGGCCCACCGCGTCGTGTGGGTGAACCCCCTGAAGGCCACGCCCGGCTACGCCCCCCTGGCCCGCGGGATGGCGGCGGCCCTCCCGTACGTTGACAACTTCGTGGAGGGCCATTCGCTCGCGTCCCTGGAGGCCCTCGCGGAGGTGATCGGAGCGTGA
- a CDS encoding xanthine dehydrogenase family protein subunit M: MIPAAFDYVRVDSVPEAISALTEHGEDAKLIAGGHSLLPLMKLRLATPAVLVDMGRVPDLSYVRDEGDHVAVGALTRHHDVNHDPVLTRHVPLLAYVAGKVGDPQVRHRGTIGGSIAHGDPASDLPAAVLALGGSMVARGPNGDRVIPASEFFQGFLETALAPDEVLTEIRVPKAAAGHAYQKFVRRSQDWAIVGVAVARANGTTGVSLVNMGPVPLRAAAVEAALAQGASAADAAEQAAEGTDPTGDHNASPEFRRHLARVLTRRALQEAGL, from the coding sequence ATGATCCCCGCCGCCTTCGACTACGTCCGGGTGGACTCGGTCCCGGAGGCGATCTCCGCCCTCACCGAGCACGGCGAGGACGCCAAGCTCATCGCCGGCGGCCACTCCCTCCTCCCGCTGATGAAGCTGCGCCTGGCCACGCCGGCCGTGCTCGTCGACATGGGCCGGGTGCCCGACCTCTCATACGTGCGCGACGAGGGGGACCACGTCGCGGTCGGCGCCCTCACCCGTCACCACGACGTCAACCACGACCCGGTGCTGACCCGCCACGTCCCGCTGCTGGCGTACGTGGCCGGCAAGGTCGGCGATCCCCAGGTGCGCCACCGCGGCACCATCGGCGGGTCGATCGCCCACGGGGACCCGGCGTCGGATCTGCCGGCGGCGGTGCTGGCCCTCGGCGGGTCGATGGTCGCCCGCGGCCCCAACGGGGACCGGGTCATCCCCGCCTCGGAGTTCTTCCAGGGCTTCCTCGAGACGGCCCTGGCTCCCGACGAGGTGCTGACCGAGATCCGGGTGCCGAAGGCGGCCGCCGGCCACGCCTACCAGAAGTTCGTGCGCCGCTCCCAGGACTGGGCCATCGTCGGGGTGGCGGTGGCGCGGGCCAACGGGACCACCGGCGTGTCGCTGGTGAACATGGGCCCGGTCCCGCTCCGGGCGGCCGCGGTGGAGGCGGCCCTGGCCCAGGGCGCCTCGGCCGCCGACGCCGCCGAGCAGGCCGCCGAGGGCACCGACCCGACCGGGGACCACAACGCCAGCCCGGAGTTCCGCCGCCACCTGGCCCGCGTCCTCACCCGCCGGGCCCTGCAGGAGGCCGGTCTCTGA
- a CDS encoding (2Fe-2S)-binding protein, with protein MKVSMTVNGKAEERDVEPRTLLVFFLRNELGLTGTNIGCDTTNCGACTVLLEGESVKSCTLLAAQADGASITTIEGLADGEHMHPMQEAFREHHALQCGYCTPGMVMAAVSLVKEHPDGMTEAEVREGLEGNLCRCTGYHNIVKAVMAVAGTPAGAR; from the coding sequence GTGAAGGTCTCGATGACGGTAAACGGCAAGGCCGAGGAGCGCGACGTCGAGCCGCGCACGCTCCTCGTGTTCTTCCTGCGCAACGAGTTGGGCCTGACCGGCACCAACATCGGCTGCGACACCACCAACTGCGGGGCGTGCACGGTCTTGCTCGAGGGGGAGTCGGTGAAGTCGTGCACCCTGCTCGCGGCCCAGGCCGACGGCGCCTCGATCACGACCATCGAGGGCCTGGCCGACGGTGAGCACATGCACCCGATGCAGGAGGCGTTCCGCGAGCACCACGCCCTGCAGTGCGGCTACTGCACGCCGGGGATGGTGATGGCGGCGGTGTCGCTGGTGAAGGAGCATCCCGACGGGATGACCGAGGCCGAGGTGCGCGAGGGCCTCGAGGGCAACCTGTGCCGCTGCACCGGCTACCACAACATCGTCAAGGCCGTCATGGCGGTGGCGGGCACGCCGGCGGGCGCCCGATGA
- a CDS encoding alanine--glyoxylate aminotransferase family protein, giving the protein MPLSDRILMGPGPSNVYPEVALALERPLLGHLDPDFLAVLDETCSRLRTVFCTDNPATLPVSGTGSAGMEAAFVNLVGPGDTVVVAVNGLFGERMCDVAGRCGADVVRVDEEWGRPVDPERVLAAHPAPKVIAVVHAETSTGVRNDVAPLGAGKGDALLLVDCVTSLGGITVDITGWGVDVSYSGTQKCLGVPPGLAPFTIGPAAMGRRIERPRSWYLDLGMLAEYTGPASGSATRRYHHTAPVTMIMALHAGLGAIIDEGLEAAVERHDRCGRALQEGLEALGFELFAPQDNRLPELTTVTWPAGLLPDGMDEAAVRRTLLERYGIEIGGGVGAWAGRMWRIGCMGHTARMRNVTLLLSALTEVLGRS; this is encoded by the coding sequence GTGCCGCTGTCCGATCGGATCCTGATGGGCCCGGGGCCCTCGAACGTCTACCCCGAGGTGGCGCTGGCCCTCGAACGGCCGCTGCTCGGTCACCTCGATCCCGACTTCCTGGCCGTGCTCGACGAGACGTGCAGCCGGCTGCGGACGGTGTTCTGCACCGACAATCCCGCCACCCTGCCGGTGTCGGGCACCGGCTCGGCCGGCATGGAGGCGGCCTTCGTCAATCTGGTCGGGCCCGGGGACACGGTCGTGGTGGCGGTCAACGGCTTGTTCGGTGAGCGCATGTGCGACGTGGCCGGCCGGTGCGGCGCCGACGTCGTGCGCGTCGACGAGGAATGGGGCCGTCCCGTCGACCCCGAGCGGGTGCTGGCCGCCCATCCGGCGCCGAAGGTCATCGCGGTCGTGCATGCCGAGACCTCGACCGGCGTGCGCAACGACGTGGCGCCGCTGGGGGCGGGCAAGGGGGACGCCCTGCTGCTCGTCGACTGCGTCACGTCGCTCGGCGGCATAACCGTCGACATCACCGGCTGGGGCGTGGACGTGTCCTACAGCGGCACTCAGAAATGCCTGGGGGTCCCGCCGGGCCTGGCTCCGTTCACCATCGGCCCGGCCGCGATGGGCCGGCGGATCGAACGGCCCCGGTCGTGGTACCTCGACCTCGGGATGCTGGCCGAGTACACCGGGCCGGCCAGCGGCTCGGCCACCCGCCGCTACCACCACACCGCCCCGGTGACGATGATCATGGCCCTGCACGCCGGGCTCGGCGCCATCATCGACGAGGGCCTGGAGGCGGCCGTCGAGCGCCACGACCGGTGCGGCCGGGCCCTACAGGAGGGACTGGAGGCGCTCGGCTTCGAGCTGTTCGCCCCCCAGGACAACCGCCTTCCGGAGCTGACCACGGTCACCTGGCCCGCAGGCCTGCTTCCCGACGGCATGGACGAGGCCGCCGTGCGCCGCACCCTGCTCGAGCGCTACGGGATCGAGATCGGCGGCGGGGTCGGAGCGTGGGCGGGGAGGATGTGGCGCATCGGCTGCATGGGCCACACGGCGCGGATGCGCAACGTCACCCTTCTCCTGTCAGCCCTGACGGAGGTCCTGGGGCGGTCGTGA
- a CDS encoding SRPBCC family protein, with product MELNHEFRVSVPVEQAWSVLTDLERIAPCMPGAELQEVEGDEYRGVVKVKVGPITAQYKGKARFSELDRDGGRAVLRAEGRDTRGQGNASATVTATLTAEGDSATKVGIATDLTVTGKVAQFGRGVMADVSSKLLDQFVRQLETDVLTGPAPGPGPAGGRPSGPGAAAASGSASAPSGPAEAPSGSPSPNGAERPAVRAIASRPAEPVDLLGTAGAPVAKRLVPAVLGVAALLLLWRVLRGR from the coding sequence ATGGAGTTGAACCACGAGTTCCGGGTCTCGGTGCCCGTCGAGCAGGCCTGGTCCGTGCTCACCGACCTGGAGCGGATCGCCCCCTGCATGCCCGGAGCCGAGCTGCAGGAGGTCGAGGGGGACGAGTACCGGGGCGTGGTCAAGGTGAAGGTCGGGCCGATCACCGCCCAGTACAAGGGCAAGGCCCGCTTTTCCGAGCTCGACCGCGACGGTGGGCGGGCGGTCCTGCGCGCCGAGGGCCGCGACACCCGGGGCCAGGGCAACGCCAGCGCCACCGTCACGGCCACCCTGACGGCGGAAGGTGACTCCGCCACCAAGGTCGGGATCGCCACCGACCTCACCGTGACGGGGAAGGTGGCCCAGTTCGGCCGGGGGGTGATGGCCGACGTGAGCTCCAAGCTGCTCGACCAGTTCGTGCGCCAGCTCGAGACCGACGTGCTGACCGGCCCGGCTCCCGGTCCGGGCCCGGCCGGCGGGCGCCCGTCGGGACCCGGTGCCGCGGCCGCGTCCGGGTCGGCGTCGGCCCCGTCCGGTCCCGCCGAGGCGCCGTCCGGGTCCCCGTCTCCCAACGGGGCGGAGCGGCCGGCCGTGCGGGCCATCGCCTCGCGTCCCGCCGAGCCCGTCGACCTGCTCGGGACGGCGGGCGCCCCGGTGGCCAAGCGCCTGGTCCCCGCCGTGCTGGGCGTGGCCGCCCTTCTCCTCCTGTGGCGGGTACTGCGCGGGAGGTGA
- a CDS encoding XdhC family protein yields MKEVLDQIDRWRGEGQRVAVARVVGLEGSGPRDPGATMAVSEDGRVAGSVSGGCVEGAVVTEALDVLASGEPRLCTFGYSDDEAFAVGLTCGGTIHVFVEPLDW; encoded by the coding sequence GTGAAAGAGGTTCTGGACCAGATCGACCGGTGGCGGGGAGAGGGCCAGCGGGTGGCGGTGGCCCGGGTCGTGGGCCTCGAGGGGTCGGGACCCCGTGATCCCGGCGCCACCATGGCGGTGAGCGAGGACGGCCGGGTGGCCGGCTCGGTCTCCGGGGGGTGTGTCGAGGGGGCGGTGGTCACCGAGGCCCTCGACGTGCTGGCGTCGGGGGAGCCCCGCCTGTGCACCTTCGGGTACTCCGACGACGAGGCCTTTGCCGTCGGCCTCACGTGCGGGGGCACCATCCACGTGTTCGTGGAACCCCTGGATTGGTGA
- a CDS encoding exopolyphosphatase: MVAVGAVAAVDCGTNSTRLLVSGPDGATLERRMVITRLGRGVDEARRLAGDAMARTVDVLAQFKVVAGHHGAARVRAVATSAVRDAANGGEFLDRAAAALGVRPELLTGQEEGALSYRGATSGLDPADGPFLVLDVGGGSTELVLGGPPPWGPVAVSIDVGCVRVTERFLASDPPTPSELSTGRSTLRHLLLTAAHQLDELAQNSGLAGAAAARRLVGLAGTVSTAAVLDAGADAYSREIVHHRVLGRDRVQALLERLAGMDHVSRLLVPGLERERADVIVGGLLVLVTVMEQFGFDDLLASEADILDGIVIGLLQQ; encoded by the coding sequence GTGGTAGCGGTCGGGGCGGTGGCGGCCGTCGACTGCGGCACCAACTCCACCCGCCTCCTCGTTTCCGGCCCCGACGGGGCCACGCTGGAGCGCAGGATGGTCATCACCCGGCTCGGCCGGGGCGTCGACGAGGCCCGCCGGCTCGCCGGGGACGCCATGGCCCGCACCGTCGACGTGCTCGCCCAGTTCAAGGTCGTCGCCGGCCACCACGGCGCGGCCCGCGTCCGGGCGGTGGCCACCTCGGCGGTTCGCGACGCCGCCAACGGCGGGGAGTTCCTCGACCGTGCCGCTGCCGCTCTCGGCGTCCGGCCCGAGTTGCTGACCGGCCAGGAGGAGGGTGCCCTCTCCTACCGCGGCGCCACGAGTGGGCTCGACCCCGCCGACGGCCCCTTCCTCGTTCTCGACGTCGGCGGGGGGTCCACCGAGCTGGTCCTCGGCGGCCCCCCGCCGTGGGGGCCGGTGGCGGTGTCGATCGACGTCGGCTGCGTCCGGGTGACCGAGCGGTTCCTGGCCTCCGACCCACCGACGCCTTCCGAGCTCTCCACGGGGCGAAGCACCCTCCGCCACCTTCTCCTCACCGCCGCCCACCAGCTGGACGAGCTGGCGCAGAACAGCGGCCTCGCCGGAGCGGCGGCGGCCCGGCGCCTCGTCGGCCTGGCCGGCACGGTGAGCACCGCCGCCGTCCTCGACGCCGGCGCCGACGCCTACAGCCGGGAGATCGTGCACCACCGGGTGCTGGGGCGCGACCGCGTCCAGGCGCTGCTCGAACGCCTGGCCGGGATGGACCACGTCTCCCGGTTGCTGGTCCCCGGGCTGGAGCGGGAGCGCGCCGACGTGATCGTCGGTGGGCTGCTGGTCCTGGTGACGGTCATGGAGCAGTTCGGCTTCGACGACCTGCTCGCCTCGGAGGCCGACATCCTCGACGGCATCGTGATCGGCCTCCTGCAGCAATAG
- a CDS encoding XdhC family protein: protein MSLYEALRDSIRAEEPVALATVVELTDTADWEIPPSPGEVLPRPGAKLLVRPGEQSRGTTGDPDLDRVVARDALGALESGLSATRHYGRHGQANQREVAVFVEAFAPPPQMVIFGAVDFTAALARVAKVLGYRVTVCDARPVFATPARFPMADDVVVDWPDRHLAKVGPGLGPRDAVCVLTHDPKFDVPAIVAALGTRVGYIGARTPEETAVSICAEIIALRVGAEDVAVLSLRDRAGPIHHDRLTE, encoded by the coding sequence GTGAGCCTCTACGAGGCCCTGCGGGACTCGATCCGGGCCGAGGAGCCGGTGGCGCTCGCCACCGTGGTCGAGCTGACCGACACCGCCGACTGGGAGATCCCGCCTTCCCCCGGCGAGGTGCTGCCCCGGCCCGGCGCCAAGCTCCTGGTCCGGCCGGGGGAGCAGTCCCGGGGCACGACCGGGGACCCCGACCTCGACCGGGTGGTGGCGCGCGACGCCCTCGGCGCCCTGGAGTCGGGGCTGTCGGCCACCCGCCACTACGGGCGCCACGGGCAGGCCAACCAGCGGGAGGTGGCGGTCTTCGTCGAGGCCTTTGCCCCCCCGCCCCAGATGGTGATCTTCGGCGCCGTGGACTTCACCGCCGCCCTGGCCCGCGTGGCCAAGGTCCTCGGCTACCGGGTGACGGTGTGTGACGCCCGGCCGGTGTTCGCGACGCCCGCGCGCTTCCCGATGGCCGACGACGTGGTCGTGGACTGGCCCGACCGGCACCTGGCCAAGGTCGGCCCCGGCCTCGGCCCCCGGGACGCGGTGTGCGTGCTCACCCACGACCCGAAGTTCGACGTCCCGGCCATCGTGGCCGCGCTCGGGACCCGGGTCGGTTACATCGGCGCCCGCACGCCCGAGGAGACGGCGGTCTCGATCTGCGCCGAGATCATCGCCCTCCGGGTCGGCGCCGAGGACGTGGCGGTCCTGTCGCTCCGGGACCGGGCCGGCCCGATCCACCATGACAGACTGACGGAGTGA
- a CDS encoding DUF501 domain-containing protein codes for MSPGQAAEVAELLGREPRAPFEVVVTDGAGGPVVIRNGPVQDDGTPMPTRYWLVGAAARQAVSRLESEGGVRAAEAAVDPGELEEAHRRYAAERDAALPPGWAGPRPAGGVGGTRVGVKCLHAHYAWHLAGGDDPVGRWVAARLG; via the coding sequence GTGAGCCCGGGCCAGGCCGCCGAGGTGGCCGAGCTCCTGGGCCGGGAGCCCCGGGCCCCGTTCGAGGTGGTCGTCACCGACGGGGCGGGCGGTCCCGTCGTCATCCGCAACGGTCCCGTCCAGGACGACGGCACCCCGATGCCGACCCGCTACTGGCTGGTCGGCGCGGCGGCGCGCCAGGCCGTCAGCCGCCTCGAGTCGGAGGGCGGTGTCCGCGCCGCCGAGGCCGCCGTGGACCCCGGGGAGCTCGAGGAGGCGCACCGCCGCTATGCCGCCGAGCGGGATGCGGCGCTGCCGCCCGGGTGGGCCGGGCCCCGGCCCGCCGGAGGGGTGGGGGGGACCCGCGTGGGCGTGAAGTGCCTCCACGCCCACTACGCCTGGCACCTGGCCGGGGGGGACGACCCGGTGGGGCGCTGGGTGGCCGCCCGCCTTGGGTGA
- a CDS encoding nucleotidyltransferase family protein, producing the protein MSLAAVVLAAGGGSRFAGQDHKLLSPFRGRPLAAWAVDAAAEAGLDETVVVQGAVDLSSVVPDGVTLLENHAWAEGQATSLRTGVDWARHQGHAAVVIGLGDQPLVPAEAWRAVARAPRGPIVAASFGGRRRPPVRLDAAVWDLLPAGGDEGARALMAGRPELVVEVACDGEPIDVDTVEDLLRWS; encoded by the coding sequence TTGAGCCTGGCCGCCGTCGTTCTGGCCGCGGGCGGGGGGTCGAGGTTCGCGGGCCAGGACCACAAGCTGCTGTCCCCGTTCCGGGGCCGCCCCCTCGCGGCCTGGGCCGTGGACGCGGCGGCTGAGGCGGGTCTGGACGAGACCGTCGTGGTCCAGGGGGCGGTGGACCTGTCCTCCGTCGTACCCGACGGGGTGACCCTGCTCGAGAACCACGCCTGGGCCGAGGGCCAGGCCACCTCGCTGCGCACCGGGGTGGACTGGGCCCGCCACCAGGGTCACGCCGCCGTCGTGATCGGGCTCGGGGACCAGCCGCTCGTCCCCGCCGAGGCCTGGCGGGCGGTGGCCCGGGCCCCCCGAGGTCCGATCGTGGCCGCCTCCTTCGGGGGCCGGCGCCGGCCCCCGGTGCGCCTCGACGCCGCCGTCTGGGACCTGCTGCCGGCCGGCGGGGACGAGGGGGCCCGGGCCCTCATGGCCGGCCGGCCCGAGCTGGTCGTGGAGGTAGCGTGCGACGGCGAGCCGATCGACGTCGACACGGTGGAGGACCTCTTGCGATGGAGTTGA
- a CDS encoding adenylate/guanylate cyclase domain-containing protein, with amino-acid sequence MNGEAGELVPSARVGDEDRAQVVELLRRHTTDGRLTLDEFSERVGRTLQAQSRGELDQVLSDLPSDEAPGAPERAPRRATRWVVAVMSGAARKGRWRTGERVNAVAFMGGCEIDFRQAIIEAPEVVVTAVAFMGGIEVTVPEGHEVELSGVPFMGGKNIKVADVPIIPGSPRIVVRAFPFMGGVNVRSKPDPLPKEARARRREDRRARRATAFDPPPVPPMPRMPGPRGALPPHQRDELADRLQREINERIERAMKTAERHVQRHADRIQRQWGRWDERWGIPVDEAEEGTLPTEQDLESVPTAPDGTVTIMFSDICGYTQMTEALGDLVTRDVVRAYQQVVRGQLAAYGGYEVKTQGDGFMVAFGGASRALRCAIAIQRAFSDYNREHEDRPIRVHQGLHTGETVRDGDDFLGRTVIIASRICGEAKENEVVVSSLLKELADGTGEFRFGDAREAELKGLSAAQTLYSVLWQ; translated from the coding sequence GTGAACGGGGAGGCGGGGGAGCTCGTCCCTTCGGCCCGGGTGGGGGACGAGGATCGGGCGCAGGTGGTGGAGCTGCTCCGGCGGCACACCACCGACGGCCGCCTGACCCTCGACGAGTTCTCCGAGCGGGTGGGCCGGACCCTGCAGGCGCAGAGCCGGGGGGAGCTCGATCAGGTCCTGTCCGACCTCCCGTCCGACGAGGCGCCCGGGGCTCCGGAGCGGGCCCCGCGCCGGGCCACCCGCTGGGTGGTGGCGGTGATGAGCGGGGCGGCGCGCAAGGGGCGCTGGCGCACGGGGGAGCGGGTCAACGCCGTGGCGTTCATGGGCGGCTGCGAGATCGACTTCCGCCAGGCGATCATCGAGGCTCCTGAAGTCGTCGTGACCGCGGTGGCGTTCATGGGCGGCATCGAGGTCACCGTGCCCGAGGGGCACGAGGTCGAGCTGAGCGGCGTCCCGTTCATGGGGGGCAAGAACATCAAGGTGGCCGACGTCCCGATCATCCCGGGCAGCCCCCGCATTGTCGTGCGGGCCTTCCCGTTCATGGGCGGCGTCAACGTCCGGTCCAAGCCCGACCCCCTCCCCAAGGAGGCCCGGGCCCGGCGCCGGGAGGACCGCAGAGCGCGGCGGGCCACCGCGTTCGATCCTCCCCCCGTCCCGCCGATGCCGCGGATGCCGGGGCCGCGCGGCGCTCTGCCGCCTCACCAACGCGACGAGCTGGCCGACCGTCTGCAGCGGGAGATCAACGAGCGCATCGAGCGGGCCATGAAGACGGCCGAGCGCCACGTCCAGCGCCATGCCGACCGGATCCAGCGGCAGTGGGGGCGGTGGGACGAGCGCTGGGGCATCCCGGTGGACGAGGCGGAGGAGGGGACCCTCCCGACCGAGCAGGACCTCGAGTCGGTGCCGACGGCACCGGACGGCACCGTCACGATCATGTTCAGCGACATCTGCGGCTACACCCAGATGACCGAGGCGTTGGGGGACCTGGTCACGCGCGACGTGGTCCGCGCCTACCAGCAGGTGGTGCGGGGCCAGCTGGCCGCCTATGGCGGCTACGAGGTGAAGACCCAGGGGGACGGGTTCATGGTGGCCTTCGGCGGGGCGTCGCGTGCCCTGCGCTGCGCCATAGCCATCCAGCGGGCCTTCAGCGACTACAACCGGGAGCACGAGGACCGGCCCATCCGGGTGCACCAGGGGCTGCACACGGGTGAGACGGTGCGCGACGGTGACGACTTCCTCGGGCGCACGGTCATCATCGCCAGCCGCATCTGCGGGGAGGCCAAGGAGAACGAGGTCGTCGTCTCCTCGCTGCTGAAGGAGCTGGCCGACGGCACGGGGGAGTTCCGGTTCGGGGACGCCAGGGAGGCCGAGCTCAAGGGGCTGTCGGCGGCGCAGACCCTGTACTCCGTCCTGTGGCAGTGA